In the Phenylobacterium soli genome, CGCCAGCCACGGCGCCGAGCCCCTGCCCCTCGACTGCGGCCAGTCCTTCGAGACCCAGGCGCAGCGGATCACCGCCCAGCCTGGCCTGAAGGCCGCGCCGAAGGATCCGGCCGAGCCCTACCGCTACTATTCCAGCGAGGACGGGGCGACTTCGTACCTGATCACCGAGCCCGGCGCCCCGGGCCATCCGGCGATCATGATGCAGAAGGCGGTCGGCCATGAGGTGAAGACCACCGGCTGTCCCTATGGCGATCCCAAGGGTTACCAGCAGCTCCTCGGCTACCTGGACGGGCTGAAGGCGTGGCACAGGTGACCTGGGCAACGCTGAATGGGGCGTCGGTGAGTCTTGACGCCGCCTGCCCCTCCGACCACTTGAAGGTCGCCGCCTCGAAGGACCCCCGATGAAAGCCGCCGTCATCGTCTTCCCCGGATCCAACTGCGACCGCGACTGCAAGGTCGCCATCGAGCGCTCCACCGGCGCCGAGGTGTCCATGGTCTGGCACAAGGAGACGGCCCTGCCGGAGGGGGTGGACCTCATCGTGCTGCCGGGCGGCTTTTCCTACGGCGACTACCTGCGCTGCGGGGCGATGGCGGCGCTGTCGCCGATCATGCCGGAGGTGAAGGCCGCGGCGGAGCGCGGCGTCGCCACCGTCGGCATCTGCAACGGCTTCCAGATCCTCTGCGAGGCCGGGCTACTGCCCGGCGCCCTCCTGCGCAACGACCACCTGAAGTACAACTGCGCGCCGATCGAACTCGAGGTCACCAACGCCCAGACCCGGTTCACCGCCGGCTACAAGGGCCGCCGCCAGGTGGCCATGACCATCGGCAACGGCGAGGGCAACTTCTTCGCCGACGAGACCACCCTCGACCGTCTCGAGGGCGAGGGCCAGGTGGTGTTCCGCTATGTGAACAACCCCAACGGCTCGGCCCGCAACATCGCCGGGATTGTCAACGGCCGCGGCAATGTCCTCGGCATGATGCCCCACCCCGACCGCGCATTCGAACCCGAACTCGGCAGCGCCGACGGCGCCATCCTCTTCCAGAGCGCCCTCGCCAGCGCCTGACCAATCCACGGTTCAAAGAGAAAGGGCGGCCTTGCGGCCGCCCTTGGTCGTTTGGGTGAGTGGCTAGGGCTCAGTGCCGCCCGTCGCGGCGCTGCTGGTTCTGGCCGTTCTGGGACATGCCCGATTGGCCGCCCTGGCCTTGGCCCTTCTTGCCGGATTGCTGCTGCTGGCGCCCGCCCGCCTGCTGCTGTTGCTGCTGCTGGCGCTGCTGGTCCTGCTGCTGCTGATTGGCCATGGTCTGCTCCGTTGTGACGGCGCCTCTCTGGCGTCAGGGGACCAACCAGCGGGCGCATACGGAGTTCCCCCCTATCGCGCTTGGACGCGAAGACCGCTAGAAGCCCGCCCATGAGCGCCCAGCCCTCCAAGACCATGGCCCAGACGGCCGCCGAGTTCGGGCTCAAGCCCGAGGAATACGACCTCATCGTCAAGCGGTTGAACCGCGAGCCGAACCACGTCGAGCTCGGGG is a window encoding:
- the purQ gene encoding phosphoribosylformylglycinamidine synthase subunit PurQ; its protein translation is MKAAVIVFPGSNCDRDCKVAIERSTGAEVSMVWHKETALPEGVDLIVLPGGFSYGDYLRCGAMAALSPIMPEVKAAAERGVATVGICNGFQILCEAGLLPGALLRNDHLKYNCAPIELEVTNAQTRFTAGYKGRRQVAMTIGNGEGNFFADETTLDRLEGEGQVVFRYVNNPNGSARNIAGIVNGRGNVLGMMPHPDRAFEPELGSADGAILFQSALASA